Below is a genomic region from Streptococcus salivarius.
AAATTGTAGATTCTGAGGATTTGATACAATTTCGTGTAAATCAAAACGATCCAAAAAGATGAGTGGTCTAAAAGAAAGGCGCTCCGACTCAAAAAAGGCAAAAGCACCCAGACTAGTCCAAATATCCATGATAGTATTATAACACAGTTTTAGAAATGGAAAAAGGCTCAACCACTAGGGGTTGAACCTTAGACTTAATCTTCAATCAAACGAATATCTGCACCAAGGTCAGAAAGTTTCTCAATGATATTTGAATACCCGCGAAGGATAAACTCAATATTGGTAATTTCAGTTTGACCTTCTGCCATAAGACCTGCCGTAACAAGCGCCGCACCCGCACGTAAATCACTAGCTTTTACTGGTACACCTGAGAGTTGCGTTGGACCGTTATAAACAATCTGTCCACCGAGTACTTGAATATCAGCTCCCATACGAGCCAATTCAGGAACGTGGTTCACACGTTTTTCATAAATTGTATCTATGATTTTTCCTCGACCACTTGCTTTCAATAACAACGGTGTCATCGGTTGTTGTAAATCTGTTGCAAAACCTGGATAAGGCGACGTCTTAATGTCAACAGGTTTTAGATCACCTTGCTCTTCCACAAAGATGGCATCTTCTTCAACTGTCATACGAACACCCATTGCTTCAAGTTTAGCAATAAAACTTTCAAGGTGTTCATAAAGAACATTTTTAACCTTAACTCCCTTACCGATAGCCGCGGCCATAGCAATGTAAGAACCCGCTTCAATACGGTCTGGAATAACTTGGTGACGAGTGCCATGTAAGCTCTCTACACCGTCAATCGTGATAACCTCTGTACCAGCGCCACGTACACGTGCGCCCATATTGTTAAGAAGAGTTGCTACATCAATAATCTCAGGTTCACGCGCCGCATTTTCAATAACCGTACGACCCTCAGCCTTAGCTGCTGCCAACATGGTATTGATAGTCGCTCCAACACTGACCGTATCCATGTAAATATGAGCACCCTTAATGCATTGACCAGCATCAGTCGCAATACGCATAGACTCCGCTTCATAGGAAATGCTAGCACCCATCGCTTCAAACGCCTTAAGGTGAAGGTCAATAGGACGTGGTCCCAAATCACAGCCACCTGGCAAACCTACTGTTGCCTGTCCGTAACGTCCAAGCAAGCTACCGTAGAAATAGTAAGAAGCACGAAGGCTGTTAATCTTACCAAATGGCATTGGCATATCCTTAACGCCTCGTGGATCAATTTCAAGTGTTTCGCCATCACGCTTAACAGAACCACCCATTACTTCTATAATTTCAATGAGGTTATCGACGTCGCTGATTGCTGGTACCCCATCAAGAGTAACCACCCCATCAGATAAAATGATGGCTGGAATCAATGCAACAACTGAATTTTTAGCCCCTGATACTGTAACTTCTCCCTGAAGTTTCTTACCACCATTGATGATAATTTTACGCATACTGTTCAATCTTTCTTATACTGGAATATTAGCCTTTACATTCTACCATAGATTGAGGTGCATGACAAATTAAGAACTCTAACAATTATCGGACAGTTTCACTTGACCACTTAAACCACCCCTTAAAACGGATAGCGCCGTTCTGGTCTGTTCGTAAAACCTTAATGTGACGTTTCTTAAAACGCTTCAAAGTTTCATCATTTGGATGTTTATAACGATTGTTCTCACCGGCTGAAACAAGTGCAAGGGAGGGATGCAGCTGGTCCAAAAAAGCTTCAGACGATGACCCTTTTGAACCGTGGTGTCCGGCTTTGAGGACACTGGCCTTTAAATTAGGATAGCTGACCATCAGTTCCTCCTCTCCTTCTTTTTCCAAATCACCAGTAAACAGAAAACTGCTTCCTAATAGTTTTCCGTAAAGAACTATCGAATCATTGTTACCACCATCACCAATTTTATTTGGATAAAGAACCTGTAGCTTACTTCCCATCATGGGTAAGTTGTCTCCAGCCTTTAGAGTGCGAACTGGGCGTTTTAAAGTTCGAAGTCGTTTCACAAAACTAGGCTTAGTCAAAGCTCCTTGACTGACACAGATTTCCTTAATCTTAAACCGCTTGGTCACTTCTTCCAAATCACCAATATGGTCTGTGTCCGTATGAGTCAGGACCAGATGGTCAATTTGAGACACTCCCCTAGCCTGTAGATAGGGAATCAAGGCTTTCTCCGCATTGCTCGTCTGACTAGCCTCTTGCCATTTTTCCTTTGAGCCGAAAGTCACCTTGCCACCCACATCAATTAGGATGGTATCGCCTTTCATACTCCTCAGAAAAATACTATCTCCCTGACCAACGTCAACCATAGTCACCTCATTGGTTAAAGGATGTTTGACCCAGACCATCAAAAGACTAAAAATCATCAAAAGACAAACCCTAAACTGGGGCTTTTTCCAAAAATCAAAGAGCATAACCAATACAGCTATCATCAAGCCAAACTGAAACAAACTAGGTTTCCCTAAAATCAAAGGCTGGCCTATCCAGGATTGTATCCAAGTCAAAAAGGTCTCCATCCATTCAAAAAGTGGGTTGATTTGAGAAAAGATTACTAGTCCTGAAAGGACAAAGAAGACCGTCAAGACAGGTAAGAGAAAGCTATCAAAGACTATCGAAAACATCGCCGTCAGAATTAAACTCACCGGTTGAAAGGTCCCATAATAGTAAGTTAGAAAGGGCAAAATCCCAAGACTCAATACCAAGCTCGTACAGATTGACTTTTTAAGAGATGACATCTCCTCAAAATCAAACAAACACAACAAGAAGGCATAGGAACAACTTAAAACACCTCCCACTGTCAAAAGAAAATGAGGT
It encodes:
- a CDS encoding DNA internalization-related competence protein ComEC/Rec2 gives rise to the protein MWLKKAPINLFSLALLIAALYFTIFVTNVYAMGAFAFLLVCFLKHHWKNKAALKLVGLVGGFFLIYFLFLHHRASIQDKQAPAEINQVTLVADTLSVNGEQLSAIGKAKGQTYQVFYRLKYEKEQHFFKTTSQTLVLKGKIKLSPATGQRNFQGFNYQSYLASQGIYRMAQIEHLDHVVPQKSLSPLAFFHQLRRRALVHIQTHFPNPMRHYMTGLLFGYLDKEFDEQSQLYTSLGIIHLFALSGMQVGFFLGWFRYGLLRLGLPKDYLLIILLPFSLCYGLMTGWTASVLRSLIQSLLAEFGIKKLDNMGITLLLLFLFLPHFLLTVGGVLSCSYAFLLCLFDFEEMSSLKKSICTSLVLSLGILPFLTYYYGTFQPVSLILTAMFSIVFDSFLLPVLTVFFVLSGLVIFSQINPLFEWMETFLTWIQSWIGQPLILGKPSLFQFGLMIAVLVMLFDFWKKPQFRVCLLMIFSLLMVWVKHPLTNEVTMVDVGQGDSIFLRSMKGDTILIDVGGKVTFGSKEKWQEASQTSNAEKALIPYLQARGVSQIDHLVLTHTDTDHIGDLEEVTKRFKIKEICVSQGALTKPSFVKRLRTLKRPVRTLKAGDNLPMMGSKLQVLYPNKIGDGGNNDSIVLYGKLLGSSFLFTGDLEKEGEEELMVSYPNLKASVLKAGHHGSKGSSSEAFLDQLHPSLALVSAGENNRYKHPNDETLKRFKKRHIKVLRTDQNGAIRFKGWFKWSSETVR
- a CDS encoding UDP-N-acetylglucosamine 1-carboxyvinyltransferase, with the protein product MRKIIINGGKKLQGEVTVSGAKNSVVALIPAIILSDGVVTLDGVPAISDVDNLIEIIEVMGGSVKRDGETLEIDPRGVKDMPMPFGKINSLRASYYFYGSLLGRYGQATVGLPGGCDLGPRPIDLHLKAFEAMGASISYEAESMRIATDAGQCIKGAHIYMDTVSVGATINTMLAAAKAEGRTVIENAAREPEIIDVATLLNNMGARVRGAGTEVITIDGVESLHGTRHQVIPDRIEAGSYIAMAAAIGKGVKVKNVLYEHLESFIAKLEAMGVRMTVEEDAIFVEEQGDLKPVDIKTSPYPGFATDLQQPMTPLLLKASGRGKIIDTIYEKRVNHVPELARMGADIQVLGGQIVYNGPTQLSGVPVKASDLRAGAALVTAGLMAEGQTEITNIEFILRGYSNIIEKLSDLGADIRLIED